One genomic segment of Gottschalkia acidurici 9a includes these proteins:
- a CDS encoding DNA topoisomerase III, with protein MSKTLVLAEKPSVGRDIAKVLNCTKSRNGYIEGEKYIVTWALGHLVTLADPEVYDSKYTSWRMEDLPMLPKNLKLVVIKKTGKQFNTVKDQMKRNDVKDIVIATDAGREGELVARWIIEKANIKKSIKRLWISSVTDKAIKEGFNKLRNGKEYENLYASAVARAEADWVVGINATRALTCKYNAQLSCGRVQTPTVAIIARREEEIQNFKPKAYYGITATSSKVKLTWQDSQTKNTRNFNKEKIDNIINSIKSKSGKVIDIEKSFKKSFSPGLYDLTELQRDANKIFGYSAKETLSIMQRLYESHKILTYPRTDSRYISTDIVDTLKDRVKACSVGHYSKLASKVLRGAIKASKSFVDNSKVSDHHAIIPTEQTVFLDSLNDKERKIYDLVVKRFLAVLYPPFEYEQTTIKVKIDNEIFIAKGKVVISQGWKEIYQNNFDEDDTNDEIKEQVLPNISKGDALAIDNISRVSGETKPPSRFNEGTLLSAMENPAKYMSNESKDLIKTIGETGGIGTVATRADIIEKLFNNFLIEKRGKEIIITSKGKQLLELVPEELRSPALTAEWEQKLSSIAKGNLNKDVFIDEMKNYAKEIVSEIKNSNDTYRHDNLTRSKCPECGKYMLEVNGKRGKMLICQDKECGHRKGVSKITNARCPNCHKKLELRGEGEGQIFVCKCGHREKLSTFNERKKKSNNKVSKKEVSKYLRDQKKEQNEPINSALADALAKLKF; from the coding sequence ATGAGTAAAACATTAGTGTTGGCGGAAAAACCTTCAGTAGGAAGAGATATAGCAAAAGTTTTAAATTGTACTAAAAGTAGAAATGGATATATAGAAGGTGAGAAATATATAGTTACTTGGGCATTGGGACATTTAGTAACACTAGCAGATCCAGAAGTTTATGACTCTAAATATACATCATGGAGAATGGAAGACTTACCTATGCTACCGAAGAACTTAAAGCTTGTTGTTATTAAAAAGACTGGAAAGCAGTTTAATACTGTTAAAGATCAGATGAAGCGAAATGACGTAAAAGATATAGTTATAGCTACAGATGCAGGTAGAGAAGGTGAACTAGTTGCTAGATGGATTATTGAAAAGGCAAATATAAAGAAGTCAATAAAGAGACTGTGGATATCTTCAGTTACAGACAAAGCTATTAAAGAAGGATTTAACAAACTAAGAAATGGTAAAGAATATGAAAATCTATATGCTTCAGCAGTTGCAAGAGCAGAGGCCGATTGGGTAGTTGGGATTAATGCTACTAGAGCATTGACATGCAAGTATAATGCACAATTATCATGCGGTAGAGTTCAAACACCAACAGTTGCTATAATAGCTAGAAGAGAAGAAGAAATTCAAAACTTTAAGCCTAAAGCTTATTATGGAATCACTGCAACATCGAGTAAAGTAAAACTTACATGGCAAGATTCACAAACTAAAAATACTAGAAACTTTAACAAAGAAAAAATTGATAACATAATTAATTCCATAAAAAGCAAAAGTGGAAAAGTAATAGATATAGAGAAATCTTTCAAAAAGAGCTTTTCACCAGGTCTTTATGACTTGACAGAACTTCAGAGAGATGCAAATAAAATTTTTGGATACTCTGCAAAAGAAACATTATCTATCATGCAAAGGCTATATGAAAGTCATAAAATTCTAACATATCCTAGAACAGATTCAAGATATATAAGTACAGATATAGTAGATACTTTAAAGGATAGGGTAAAAGCTTGTAGTGTAGGACATTACTCTAAATTAGCTTCTAAAGTTTTACGTGGCGCAATAAAAGCCAGCAAGTCTTTTGTAGACAATAGTAAAGTTTCAGACCACCATGCCATTATACCTACAGAACAAACTGTATTTTTAGACTCTTTAAATGATAAAGAAAGAAAAATATATGATTTAGTAGTTAAAAGATTTTTAGCTGTTTTATATCCACCATTTGAATATGAGCAAACAACTATAAAAGTTAAAATTGATAATGAAATTTTTATAGCTAAGGGCAAAGTAGTCATTTCTCAAGGGTGGAAAGAAATATATCAAAATAATTTTGATGAAGATGATACAAATGATGAAATAAAGGAACAGGTACTTCCTAACATAAGCAAGGGAGATGCACTAGCAATTGATAATATATCTAGAGTAAGTGGAGAAACAAAGCCACCATCAAGATTTAATGAGGGAACACTACTGTCTGCAATGGAAAATCCGGCAAAGTATATGAGCAATGAAAGTAAAGACCTAATAAAAACTATTGGAGAAACAGGTGGAATCGGAACAGTAGCTACAAGAGCAGATATTATAGAGAAGCTATTTAATAACTTTTTAATTGAAAAAAGAGGAAAAGAAATTATTATTACATCTAAAGGAAAGCAACTTCTTGAATTAGTTCCTGAAGAATTAAGATCACCAGCATTAACTGCTGAATGGGAACAAAAATTAAGTTCTATAGCTAAGGGGAATCTTAATAAAGATGTATTTATTGATGAAATGAAAAATTATGCAAAAGAAATTGTTAGCGAAATAAAAAACAGTAACGATACGTATCGACACGATAATCTTACTAGAAGTAAGTGCCCTGAGTGTGGAAAATATATGTTAGAGGTTAATGGGAAAAGAGGTAAAATGCTTATTTGTCAGGATAAAGAATGTGGACATAGAAAAGGAGTTAGTAAGATAACTAATGCGAGATGTCCTAATTGCCATAAAAAATTAGAACTACGTGGTGAAGGTGAAGGACAAATATTTGTATGTAAATGTGGGCATAGAGAAAAACTTAGTACATTTAATGAAAGAAAGAAAAAGTCAAATAATAAAGTTTCAAAGAAAGAAGTATCTAAATATCTTAGAGATCAAAAGAAAGAACAAAATGAACCAATAAACTCTGCTTTAGCAGATGCCTTAGCAAAACTAAAGTTTTAA
- a CDS encoding DNA topoisomerase — MSNNMSKALFITEKPSVAMEFAKALNIKGIRKGGYIESDKAIITWCVGHLVNMSYPEKYHESYKKWNLKDLPFLPEEYKYEIIENVRNQFNVIKEQVTKDDISTIYVCTDSGREGEYIYRLVDDMIGVKNKTKKRVWIDSQTEDEIRRGVKEAKPLSEYDRLSDSAYLRAKEDYLIGINFSRLLTLIYGRTISNYLGNDYTVIAVGRVMSCVLGMIVQREREIREFIKTPYYRILSSFKFEDSLDYDGEWKAVEGSNYYLSKLLFKDIGFKRKEDAEKFIEELKKGNDEGIAIIKDIEKKKEKKNPPLLYNLAELQNECSKKFKISPDETLKVAQTLYEKKMLTYPRTDARVLSKAVAKEINKNIKGLLNIDNACNLDRKNQDIKRFVENILLKELFKGLEKTKYVNDKAITDHYAIIPTGQGLENFNKLKANEKEIFLLIVRRFLSIFYPPAIFNKLSITTEIKAESFFTSSKVCIEKGYLEILNHDKEEQSSKIENIETLKKLKKGQKVKINDIQIKESETTPPKRYNSGSMILAMENAGRLIEDEELREQIKANGIGTSATRAEILNKLQKIKYTNLNKKTQIVSPTSMGEMIYDVINHSIPSLLKPELTASWEKGLTMVSNGKIDDNEYMKKLEAYIRKNTQKVLGLNNNINLLNLFSKIPNNESKTNNSKKKKKSQIKNSLGVCTNCKTGEVLENTKAFYCTNWREGCKFTIWKNSLEKYGIEVTSEMIKELLKNNEIKSIDINLKNSEEKARKTMYLKMNINGFIEVKN, encoded by the coding sequence GTGAGTAATAATATGAGCAAAGCACTATTTATAACAGAGAAACCTAGTGTTGCAATGGAATTTGCAAAAGCATTAAATATTAAAGGAATAAGAAAAGGTGGATATATTGAGTCTGATAAAGCTATTATAACGTGGTGTGTAGGACACTTAGTAAATATGAGTTATCCTGAAAAATATCATGAGAGTTATAAAAAATGGAACTTAAAAGACTTACCTTTTTTACCAGAAGAATATAAATATGAAATAATAGAAAATGTAAGAAACCAGTTCAATGTTATAAAAGAACAAGTAACGAAAGATGATATATCTACTATATATGTATGCACGGACTCTGGGAGAGAAGGAGAATATATATATAGATTAGTAGATGATATGATTGGAGTAAAGAATAAAACAAAGAAAAGGGTATGGATTGATTCACAAACGGAAGATGAGATTAGAAGAGGAGTGAAAGAAGCTAAGCCTCTGTCTGAGTACGATAGGCTATCTGACTCAGCGTATTTAAGAGCTAAAGAAGACTATTTAATAGGTATAAACTTTTCAAGATTGTTAACTTTAATTTATGGTAGAACAATCAGTAACTATTTGGGTAATGACTATACTGTGATTGCAGTTGGTAGAGTCATGAGTTGTGTACTTGGAATGATAGTTCAAAGAGAAAGGGAAATCAGAGAGTTTATAAAAACTCCTTATTATAGAATATTATCTTCATTTAAATTTGAAGATTCACTAGACTATGATGGGGAGTGGAAGGCTGTAGAAGGTTCAAACTATTATTTGTCTAAATTACTTTTTAAAGATATAGGATTTAAAAGAAAAGAAGATGCCGAGAAGTTTATAGAAGAACTTAAAAAAGGTAATGATGAAGGTATAGCAATAATAAAAGACATAGAGAAGAAAAAAGAAAAGAAAAATCCTCCACTTCTATATAATTTAGCGGAACTTCAAAATGAATGTTCAAAGAAGTTTAAAATAAGTCCAGATGAAACTTTAAAAGTTGCACAAACATTATATGAAAAGAAAATGCTAACATATCCAAGAACTGATGCAAGGGTACTATCAAAAGCAGTTGCAAAAGAAATTAATAAAAATATAAAAGGTCTTTTAAATATTGATAATGCTTGTAACTTAGACAGAAAAAATCAAGATATTAAAAGATTCGTTGAAAATATACTATTGAAGGAATTATTTAAAGGACTAGAGAAGACAAAGTATGTAAATGACAAAGCAATAACAGATCACTATGCAATAATACCTACAGGTCAAGGTCTAGAAAATTTTAATAAATTAAAGGCTAATGAGAAAGAAATATTTCTACTAATAGTAAGAAGGTTTCTTTCTATATTTTATCCTCCAGCAATCTTTAATAAATTATCTATTACTACTGAAATAAAGGCAGAAAGCTTCTTTACATCTTCTAAGGTATGTATTGAAAAGGGATACTTAGAAATACTGAATCATGATAAAGAAGAACAAAGCTCAAAGATCGAAAATATAGAAACTCTTAAAAAGCTTAAAAAGGGGCAAAAAGTAAAAATAAATGATATCCAAATAAAAGAATCTGAAACCACTCCTCCTAAAAGATACAATTCAGGATCCATGATTTTAGCTATGGAAAATGCAGGTAGATTAATAGAAGATGAAGAGTTACGTGAACAAATTAAAGCTAATGGAATAGGAACTAGTGCTACAAGGGCAGAGATATTAAATAAGCTACAAAAAATTAAATATACTAATCTAAATAAAAAAACACAAATAGTATCTCCAACATCTATGGGAGAAATGATTTATGATGTAATAAATCACTCAATTCCATCACTACTTAAACCAGAGTTAACTGCAAGCTGGGAGAAAGGCTTAACTATGGTTTCTAATGGGAAAATAGATGATAATGAATACATGAAAAAGCTTGAAGCATATATAAGAAAAAATACACAAAAAGTATTGGGATTAAACAATAATATTAACTTACTAAATCTATTTTCTAAAATACCTAACAATGAATCAAAAACAAACAATTCTAAGAAAAAGAAAAAGTCACAAATAAAAAATTCCTTAGGAGTTTGTACTAATTGTAAAACAGGAGAAGTTCTAGAGAACACTAAAGCTTTTTATTGTACTAATTGGAGAGAAGGATGTAAATTTACAATTTGGAAAAATAGTTTGGAAAAGTATGGAATAGAAGTTACAAGTGAAATGATTAAGGAATTACTTAAAAATAATGAAATAAAGAGTATAGATATTAATTTAAAAAATAGTGAAGAAAAGGCAAGAAAAACTATGTATTTAAAAATGAACATCAATGGATTTATCGAAGTAAAAAACTAA
- a CDS encoding YaiI/YqxD family protein encodes MKILIDADGCPVVKIAIEVAKEYRVEVLVVKNYSHEIEDTYATIITVDNSSDSADYYIVNKAGKGDIVVTQDYGLCGMALAKGAICINQNGLIISDKNIEELLSRRHINREIRRKEGKYTKFKKRSNDDNVKFRNKFRALVEELH; translated from the coding sequence ATGAAAATACTTATAGATGCTGATGGATGTCCTGTTGTTAAGATAGCTATAGAAGTAGCTAAAGAATATCGAGTAGAAGTACTAGTAGTTAAGAATTATTCACATGAAATAGAAGATACATACGCTACTATAATCACAGTAGATAATTCAAGTGATAGTGCTGATTACTATATTGTAAATAAAGCTGGTAAAGGTGATATAGTAGTAACTCAAGATTATGGACTTTGTGGAATGGCTCTTGCTAAAGGAGCTATTTGTATAAATCAAAATGGTCTTATAATATCTGATAAAAATATAGAAGAATTGTTAAGTCGTAGACATATTAATAGAGAGATAAGAAGAAAAGAAGGAAAATATACTAAATTTAAAAAACGAAGTAATGATGACAATGTGAAATTTAGGAATAAATTTAGAGCCTTAGTGGAGGAATTACATTGA
- a CDS encoding AAA family ATPase, producing MRLLNNDRYLRQIELCRDKISSFSDYPFSLDSVKNLFNIELHPKVTFIIGENGTGKSTILEAIAVSYGFNPEGGTKNFNFSTKETHSDLHEYIRLIKGIRKPKGGFFLRAESFYNLATNVDNIGAISSYGGKSLHNQSHGESFFSVFINRFIGNGLYILDEPEAALSPSRQMAMLSRINHLVKENSQFIIATHSPILMAYPDSIIYELNEYGFNKIKYEDTEHYQITKAFLNNTENMLNILLNDEDNY from the coding sequence TTGAGATTATTAAATAATGATAGATATTTAAGACAAATAGAACTCTGCAGAGACAAGATATCTTCATTTTCAGACTATCCTTTTTCTCTAGATTCAGTTAAAAATTTATTTAATATCGAATTGCATCCTAAGGTAACGTTTATAATAGGAGAAAATGGCACTGGTAAATCAACTATATTAGAGGCAATAGCTGTATCTTATGGATTTAATCCAGAAGGAGGAACTAAAAATTTTAACTTTTCAACTAAGGAAACACACTCAGATCTACATGAATACATAAGGCTAATTAAAGGAATAAGAAAGCCAAAAGGTGGATTTTTCCTTAGAGCTGAAAGTTTTTACAATCTTGCTACAAATGTAGACAACATAGGTGCTATTAGTTCATATGGAGGAAAATCATTACATAATCAATCACATGGAGAATCTTTCTTTTCAGTTTTTATTAATAGATTTATAGGAAATGGACTATACATTTTAGATGAGCCTGAGGCTGCTTTATCACCATCAAGACAAATGGCTATGCTTTCTAGAATTAATCATTTAGTTAAGGAAAACTCTCAATTTATAATAGCAACACACTCACCAATACTAATGGCATATCCAGATTCTATAATATATGAGTTAAATGAATATGGATTTAATAAAATAAAGTACGAGGATACTGAACACTACCAGATAACTAAAGCATTTTTAAATAATACAGAAAATATGCTAAACATTCTTTTGAATGATGAAGATAACTATTAA
- a CDS encoding ABC transporter substrate-binding protein: protein MKKRTSLKILTIMTLVSLALMGCTSKTEKSGESGKKAKESNVEYDTKLNIAVTAQPPTIDAPMTVSQVALDIAQNMFETLYTLDKDYKPTPMLAKSVDISEDNKTYTFTLREGVKFHNGKEMTSEDVEASMNRWLEKSSRAKSLIPNAKFVKSDKYVVTLNLETPATEVLTIMSSQANFPAILPKEVIENAPTEGINEYIGTGPFKFKEWKQDQYIHLVKNEDYQALDTAASGNAGKKEVFINDLYYHFVPDSATRIAGLVSGEYDIVDDIPAESYQEVKSQQGINLHTDAGGTLTLFYNVTEGILANQKMRQAIEIGLNMEDIMLASYIESDLFELAPGYMNPSQKQWYSEAGKNVYNKKDVEKAKKLLKESGYNGEKVRLLTTKDYASMYSATLVVQDQLTKLGMNVEVEEYDFPTFMEKKQDFKNWDIFITSNSYQLLPQQLLVVNKEWAGANDPMIQEQLSKIRSAKTEDEAKKEWDKLQEFLYTYLSSSAIGQYKSITASSDKLEGFEVF, encoded by the coding sequence ATGAAAAAAAGAACTAGCTTAAAAATATTGACAATCATGACTTTAGTTAGCTTAGCACTTATGGGTTGTACATCAAAAACAGAGAAGTCGGGAGAATCAGGTAAAAAAGCTAAAGAATCGAATGTTGAATATGATACAAAGTTAAATATTGCTGTTACAGCACAGCCACCTACAATCGATGCTCCTATGACTGTATCTCAAGTTGCTTTAGACATTGCTCAAAATATGTTTGAGACACTTTATACTTTAGATAAAGATTATAAGCCAACCCCAATGCTTGCAAAGTCAGTCGATATATCTGAGGATAATAAAACCTATACATTTACATTAAGAGAAGGGGTAAAGTTCCACAATGGAAAAGAGATGACATCTGAAGACGTAGAAGCATCTATGAATAGATGGCTTGAGAAATCATCGAGAGCAAAATCACTTATTCCAAATGCAAAATTTGTTAAGAGTGATAAGTATGTAGTAACTCTTAACCTTGAAACCCCAGCAACAGAAGTACTGACAATAATGTCTTCACAGGCAAATTTTCCTGCTATACTTCCTAAAGAAGTTATTGAAAATGCACCAACTGAAGGTATTAACGAATATATTGGAACAGGTCCTTTTAAATTTAAAGAATGGAAACAGGATCAATATATTCACTTAGTAAAAAATGAAGACTATCAAGCACTAGATACTGCGGCAAGTGGGAATGCTGGGAAAAAAGAGGTTTTTATAAACGATTTATACTATCACTTTGTTCCAGACTCAGCTACTAGAATAGCTGGATTAGTATCTGGAGAGTATGATATTGTTGATGATATACCTGCTGAAAGTTATCAAGAAGTTAAATCACAACAAGGAATTAATCTTCATACAGATGCGGGTGGAACTTTAACATTATTCTATAATGTTACTGAAGGAATTCTTGCAAATCAAAAAATGAGACAAGCAATTGAAATAGGATTAAATATGGAAGACATAATGCTTGCAAGTTATATAGAGTCAGATCTTTTTGAACTTGCACCAGGTTATATGAATCCATCACAAAAGCAATGGTATAGTGAAGCTGGTAAGAATGTATATAATAAAAAAGATGTAGAGAAAGCTAAAAAACTTCTTAAAGAATCAGGGTACAATGGAGAGAAAGTAAGACTTCTTACGACCAAAGATTATGCTTCAATGTATTCAGCAACTTTAGTTGTACAAGATCAATTAACAAAACTTGGAATGAACGTAGAGGTTGAGGAATATGATTTTCCGACGTTTATGGAAAAGAAACAAGATTTTAAAAATTGGGATATATTCATAACAAGTAATTCATATCAACTACTTCCACAACAATTACTTGTAGTCAATAAGGAATGGGCTGGAGCTAACGATCCAATGATTCAAGAGCAGTTGTCAAAAATACGTTCAGCTAAAACAGAAGACGAAGCTAAAAAAGAGTGGGATAAATTACAAGAGTTTCTTTATACTTATCTATCTTCGTCAGCAATAGGACAGTACAAAAGTATAACTGCATCATCTGATAAGCTGGAAGGCTTTGAGGTTTTTTGA
- a CDS encoding ABC transporter permease produces MGKYIVKRILSLIPVLIIVSLIVFSIMHLTPGDPAVVILGMEATPDEIAKLNEELGLNLPIYEQYLNWTKGVLTGDFGYSIFMKEPVLNSILEHMSPTISLSIFAEIIALLIAIPVGIFSAYNKGTIIDRTLMSASLLGLALPSFLLGLLLMIVFGVSLKILPIAGYKPINQGIIEHLRYLILPAISLGTIQAALISRMIRSSMVDVMNTNYIKTARAKGVKEFCIVMKHSMRNAMMPILTVIGQSFGSLVTGAVVVETVFNIPGIGQLIINSIKRRDFVTIQGVVLFVTLIYILVNLVVDLLYGTADPRVRLEKVKE; encoded by the coding sequence ATGGGGAAGTATATTGTCAAAAGAATACTATCATTAATTCCAGTATTAATTATTGTATCTTTAATAGTATTTTCAATAATGCACCTTACTCCAGGAGATCCAGCTGTGGTCATTCTAGGAATGGAGGCAACACCTGATGAAATAGCAAAATTAAATGAAGAACTAGGATTGAACTTACCAATTTATGAGCAGTATTTGAACTGGACTAAAGGTGTCTTAACTGGAGATTTTGGATATTCAATATTCATGAAAGAGCCTGTTCTTAACTCAATTTTAGAACACATGTCACCTACTATTTCATTATCTATATTTGCGGAAATAATAGCTTTGCTTATTGCAATTCCTGTCGGAATATTTTCAGCATATAACAAAGGTACAATAATTGATAGAACACTAATGTCTGCTTCTCTTTTAGGACTAGCGCTGCCAAGCTTTCTACTAGGATTGTTATTAATGATAGTTTTTGGTGTGAGTCTAAAGATTTTGCCTATTGCTGGATATAAGCCAATAAATCAAGGAATAATTGAACACTTAAGATATCTAATTTTACCAGCAATATCTTTAGGTACTATTCAAGCAGCTTTAATTTCAAGGATGATAAGATCTTCTATGGTAGACGTTATGAATACAAACTATATTAAAACGGCAAGAGCAAAAGGTGTTAAAGAATTTTGTATTGTAATGAAACACTCTATGAGAAATGCAATGATGCCTATACTGACAGTAATTGGTCAATCATTTGGGTCTTTAGTTACTGGAGCTGTTGTAGTAGAAACTGTTTTTAATATACCTGGAATAGGCCAATTAATTATAAATTCAATAAAAAGAAGAGACTTTGTTACTATACAAGGAGTTGTTTTGTTTGTAACACTTATATATATATTAGTAAATCTAGTTGTGGATCTTCTTTATGGAACTGCGGACCCTAGAGTTAGATTAGAAAAGGTTAAGGAGTAG
- a CDS encoding ABC transporter permease, protein MILGLTFLIALSLLIVVGSYILKFDPYNMSVTERLKPPSSIHFFGTDEFGRDLFTRIIYGGRISMSVGLSVTLISSCIGLIIGLYASYYRRLDNIFMRICDGMMAIPGILLAIALMSAFGSSVVNVIIALSIVYTPSTARIVRSQALVIKEQTYIEAIRSQGAGTFRIIWGHIAPNVLSPLIVQATYIFAESIMSEAALSFLGAGVPAPEPSWGNIVQSGKIAITKAWWLVVMPSVFIVLSVLSLNLVGDGFRDFIDPSVVFTRKKLSRKLKDKKESN, encoded by the coding sequence ATGATATTGGGACTAACTTTTCTTATAGCATTAAGCTTATTAATAGTTGTAGGATCTTATATACTTAAGTTTGACCCTTACAATATGTCTGTTACAGAAAGACTTAAACCACCAAGCTCAATACATTTTTTTGGAACAGATGAATTTGGAAGAGATTTGTTTACAAGAATTATATATGGTGGAAGAATATCTATGAGTGTTGGACTCTCAGTTACTTTAATATCATCATGTATAGGGCTTATAATTGGTCTTTATGCAAGTTACTATAGAAGACTAGATAATATTTTTATGAGAATTTGTGATGGAATGATGGCTATTCCAGGGATATTGTTAGCCATTGCTTTAATGTCAGCATTTGGATCATCAGTAGTAAATGTAATTATAGCCTTATCTATAGTTTATACGCCAAGTACTGCAAGGATTGTTAGGTCTCAAGCTTTAGTTATAAAGGAGCAAACTTATATTGAAGCAATAAGATCTCAAGGAGCAGGAACGTTTAGAATAATTTGGGGGCATATTGCTCCAAATGTACTATCTCCACTTATTGTACAAGCAACTTATATTTTTGCAGAAAGTATAATGTCTGAAGCCGCACTGAGCTTTCTAGGAGCAGGAGTACCAGCTCCAGAACCAAGTTGGGGGAATATAGTTCAATCAGGTAAAATTGCAATAACAAAAGCTTGGTGGCTAGTAGTAATGCCTAGTGTATTTATTGTGCTATCAGTATTATCATTAAATCTTGTAGGTGATGGTTTTCGTGACTTTATAGATCCAAGCGTAGTATTCACAAGAAAGAAATTGAGTCGGAAGCTTAAAGATAAAAAGGAGAGTAATTAA
- a CDS encoding ABC transporter ATP-binding protein, whose amino-acid sequence MENKNFLLEVKFLKTIFETERGQVTAVDGVSFNIRPGEIIGIVGESGCGKSVTVQSIMRLFDEKNIVTYDGEILYKSKDILKMKYKDMQKVRGNEISMIFQDPISSLNPVFSIGNQLTEAIILHQNISKKEAWNKGIEMLKLTGIPSPEVRMKEYPHQLSGGMQQRIMIAMALSCNPSLLIADEPTTALDVTIQSQILNLILDINKRLGMAVIFITHDLGVVSQICDRIMVMYLGKIVEESDNKDLFKRPLHPYTKGLLNAIPSIDGKRGEVLSTIKGSVPSLFDRPKGCIFVNRCEFADKKCHDEAPEIVEDNESHFVRCFYYNEIETKAGENSGKK is encoded by the coding sequence ATGGAAAATAAAAATTTTCTATTAGAAGTAAAGTTCCTAAAAACAATCTTTGAAACAGAAAGAGGACAAGTTACGGCTGTAGATGGAGTTTCTTTTAATATTAGACCGGGAGAGATAATAGGTATAGTTGGTGAATCGGGATGCGGAAAAAGTGTGACCGTTCAATCTATAATGAGGCTTTTTGACGAAAAGAATATTGTAACTTATGATGGTGAAATCTTATATAAAAGCAAGGACATTTTAAAAATGAAATACAAAGATATGCAGAAAGTTAGAGGAAATGAGATATCAATGATTTTTCAAGATCCTATTAGCTCGCTCAATCCGGTGTTTTCTATTGGAAATCAGCTAACAGAAGCAATTATTTTGCATCAAAATATATCAAAGAAAGAAGCTTGGAACAAAGGTATTGAAATGCTTAAACTAACTGGTATACCATCACCAGAAGTAAGGATGAAAGAATATCCACATCAACTATCTGGTGGAATGCAACAAAGAATAATGATAGCAATGGCTTTAAGTTGTAATCCCAGCCTACTTATTGCAGACGAGCCAACCACAGCTTTAGATGTAACAATACAATCTCAGATTTTAAACCTTATACTAGATATTAATAAAAGGCTTGGTATGGCAGTGATTTTTATAACTCATGACCTTGGAGTGGTTAGTCAAATTTGCGATAGAATAATGGTTATGTATTTAGGTAAAATTGTAGAAGAATCTGATAATAAAGATCTATTTAAAAGACCTCTTCATCCATATACAAAGGGACTTTTGAATGCTATACCTTCAATTGATGGTAAAAGAGGAGAAGTATTAAGTACTATCAAAGGTAGTGTTCCTTCACTATTTGACAGGCCAAAAGGATGTATATTTGTAAACAGATGTGAATTTGCAGATAAAAAATGTCACGATGAAGCACCAGAAATTGTAGAAGATAATGAAAGTCATTTTGTAAGATGTTTTTACTATAATGAAATTGAAACAAAAGCAGGTGAAAATAGTGGAAAAAAATAA